Proteins encoded in a region of the Burkholderia ubonensis subsp. mesacidophila genome:
- a CDS encoding ferritin-like domain-containing protein, with translation MLKVRKEIVDKLYVEPGVDVVIKCLQDAVKTELMTIPPYLTALFSIEENNGKAGALVHSVVFEEMFHMTLAANTLIAIGGDVPIFKLGTSIRYPSTFPLDLDGGLVVGLASLTKKQTHDIFMAIERPDTMAALPGEPEPLPPIGHSSHAVSLGDFYEAVIHALKELGAGIFANPRKERQIDISKWFPYKIYTCPDGPADALLGPAESFNGKVDSFDTAKAVLMKIIEQGEGLQIKQDRINPKDGDGGNYAHYFKFGEIYYGRTLERDPNDRSGWSYSGEPVSLDSENICTVKENAALSDYQVGSGAYIAGSEFYETYCGLLRALDETFNGRPEKLNSAMGLMFQLKLVAQQVMRFPVGDGVFAAPPFMP, from the coding sequence ATGTTGAAAGTCAGAAAAGAAATCGTCGACAAACTGTACGTTGAGCCTGGCGTCGACGTGGTAATAAAGTGCCTGCAGGATGCCGTGAAGACCGAGCTGATGACCATTCCCCCCTATCTGACTGCGTTGTTTTCCATCGAGGAAAACAATGGCAAGGCCGGGGCGCTCGTGCATTCAGTCGTCTTCGAGGAAATGTTCCATATGACACTTGCCGCCAATACGCTGATTGCCATCGGCGGCGACGTGCCGATCTTCAAACTCGGGACAAGCATCCGCTACCCGTCAACATTCCCATTGGATCTGGACGGCGGCCTGGTGGTCGGCCTGGCCTCGCTGACCAAAAAACAGACTCACGACATATTCATGGCAATTGAGCGCCCCGACACAATGGCGGCGCTCCCCGGTGAACCTGAGCCGCTCCCGCCCATCGGCCATTCATCGCACGCAGTTTCCCTTGGAGACTTCTATGAGGCGGTCATCCATGCACTCAAGGAGCTAGGGGCCGGTATCTTCGCCAACCCACGCAAGGAAAGGCAGATCGATATTTCGAAATGGTTCCCGTACAAAATCTACACATGTCCGGACGGTCCGGCTGATGCACTTCTCGGCCCGGCCGAATCGTTCAACGGTAAAGTCGATTCGTTCGACACAGCCAAAGCGGTACTCATGAAGATAATCGAGCAAGGTGAAGGGCTTCAGATCAAACAAGATCGGATCAATCCGAAGGATGGCGACGGTGGCAACTACGCGCACTACTTCAAATTCGGCGAGATCTATTACGGTCGAACCCTCGAGCGCGATCCCAACGATCGTTCCGGTTGGTCGTATTCAGGTGAGCCGGTTTCACTGGATTCGGAAAATATCTGCACGGTAAAGGAAAACGCCGCGCTCTCCGATTATCAGGTGGGCAGCGGGGCCTATATCGCGGGATCGGAATTCTACGAAACCTATTGCGGCCTGCTGCGTGCATTGGATGAGACGTTCAACGGCCGCCCGGAGAAGTTGAATTCGGCCATGGGCCTCATGTTCCAGCTCAAGCTGGTCGCCCAGCAAGTCATGCGGTTCCCGGTGGGAGATGGCGTATTCGCAGCACCTCCTTTCATGCCGTGA
- a CDS encoding VOC family protein, giving the protein MASLSTRPISLTSRWFIRPGCGEAAHAALGQLARDVERDEPDTLTYLVHTPHHGDSRLQSLPPAEPHTVLFFETYRNVDAFLRHVDGPVFTAFVERHGELFVASNGAPFVFVDFLEKRAGFSRVGDSGADAADDARSPADKSNRHPSVMFEVIARDQEKLKRFFGDVFGWWYEDGESGFSYVPFPIQRTALLGGIGQASTQAGFEPGTNFYLRVNDLKAAIDRVVAYGGSCFVGPTPVDGYTFAMVKDPEGNAIGLIQPFE; this is encoded by the coding sequence ATGGCTTCTTTATCCACCCGACCCATCAGCCTCACCTCCCGCTGGTTCATCCGGCCCGGCTGCGGGGAGGCCGCCCACGCCGCGCTCGGTCAGCTGGCGCGCGACGTCGAGCGCGATGAACCCGACACGCTGACCTACCTGGTGCATACGCCGCACCACGGCGACAGCCGCCTGCAATCGCTGCCGCCCGCCGAACCGCACACGGTGCTGTTCTTCGAGACATATCGCAACGTCGACGCGTTTCTGCGGCATGTCGACGGGCCGGTGTTCACCGCATTCGTCGAGCGGCATGGCGAGCTGTTCGTCGCGTCGAATGGCGCGCCGTTTGTCTTCGTCGACTTCCTGGAAAAACGCGCGGGTTTCTCGCGCGTGGGCGACTCGGGTGCAGACGCCGCCGACGATGCAAGGTCGCCGGCCGACAAGTCCAATCGACATCCGAGTGTGATGTTCGAAGTCATCGCCCGCGATCAGGAGAAGCTCAAGCGGTTCTTCGGCGACGTGTTCGGCTGGTGGTACGAGGACGGGGAGAGCGGCTTCTCATATGTCCCATTCCCGATACAGCGCACGGCATTGCTCGGCGGAATCGGCCAAGCATCCACCCAAGCCGGCTTCGAACCGGGCACGAATTTCTATCTGCGTGTCAACGATCTCAAAGCCGCCATCGACCGCGTTGTTGCGTACGGAGGCAGCTGTTTCGTCGGTCCGACTCCCGTCGACGGGTACACCTTCGCGATGGTCAAGGACCCCGAAGGCAATGCGATCGGATTGATCCAGCCGTTCGAATGA
- the eboE gene encoding metabolite traffic protein EboE yields MSSARARDIAGARGVDVTDGYPLTYCTNIHPGDAWADVLRNLEDHALQVKRACSSERSFPLGLRLSAQAAFELDDARIRDFAGWCDTHDCHVLTLNGFPYGAFHGTRVKEAVYRPDWRDSRRAAYTMRLADILAQWTPGDRATSISTVPVACRDGFAAEDWAPVRAHLLEVLAHLARVRERGGPLIRLALEPEPHCVLETTDEAIDFFERMAFPASLSEHVGLCFDCCHQAVEFEEPADCLARLARAGIRVVKVQVSSALRARGARLVDLLSFDEPTYLHQAVARRVDGRLLRFADLPDLARWLERGEPIDECRVHFHVPIFLETLGDVDTTRFFLEDCLPRIAPGTPLEVETYSFGVLPQSLRVDSVGSAIARELNWVKERLDAANGRH; encoded by the coding sequence ATGTCGTCAGCCCGTGCACGCGACATCGCTGGCGCCAGAGGTGTCGACGTGACCGACGGCTATCCGCTCACGTACTGCACCAACATCCATCCAGGCGACGCATGGGCCGATGTGCTGCGCAATCTTGAAGACCATGCGTTGCAGGTCAAGCGCGCATGTTCATCCGAACGCAGCTTTCCGCTCGGCTTGCGCCTCTCCGCGCAAGCCGCGTTCGAGCTCGACGATGCGCGAATCCGCGACTTCGCCGGCTGGTGCGACACGCACGACTGCCATGTCCTGACGCTCAACGGCTTTCCGTATGGCGCGTTTCACGGCACGCGGGTCAAGGAAGCGGTCTATCGCCCCGACTGGCGCGATTCACGGCGAGCGGCCTATACGATGCGGCTCGCCGACATCCTCGCGCAGTGGACGCCTGGCGATCGCGCCACGTCGATTTCAACGGTGCCGGTCGCCTGCCGCGACGGCTTCGCTGCCGAGGATTGGGCGCCGGTCAGGGCGCACCTGCTCGAGGTGCTCGCGCATCTTGCGCGCGTGCGCGAGCGCGGCGGACCGCTGATTCGCCTCGCGCTCGAACCGGAACCGCATTGCGTGCTCGAAACGACCGACGAGGCGATCGATTTCTTCGAGCGCATGGCTTTCCCGGCATCGCTATCGGAGCATGTCGGCCTCTGTTTCGATTGCTGCCACCAGGCCGTCGAATTCGAGGAGCCGGCCGATTGTCTCGCGCGGCTCGCCCGCGCCGGCATTCGCGTGGTCAAGGTGCAGGTGTCCTCGGCGCTGCGCGCGCGCGGCGCGCGGCTCGTCGACCTGCTGTCGTTCGACGAGCCGACCTATCTCCATCAGGCCGTCGCGCGTCGCGTCGACGGACGCCTGCTGCGCTTCGCGGATCTGCCCGATCTCGCACGCTGGCTCGAACGCGGCGAGCCGATCGACGAGTGCCGCGTTCATTTTCATGTGCCGATCTTTCTCGAGACGCTCGGCGACGTCGACACGACACGCTTCTTCCTTGAAGACTGCCTGCCACGGATCGCCCCCGGGACGCCGCTCGAGGTCGAAACCTACAGCTTCGGCGTCCTGCCGCAGTCGCTGCGCGTCGATTCGGTCGGCAGCGCGATTGCGCGTGAACTGAACTGGGTCAAGGAGAGACTCGATGCAGCGAACGGCCGTCATTAA
- a CDS encoding 3-dehydroquinate synthase, which yields MLEHRIDQTFEVRYSYPVCFTRRAFSPANALLADLMRNPAQGLCARALFVIDSGVTDSRADRIASIARYAREHTAAFELAGSPIVVRGGEASKHGLQEVDVIYDLVRELRLCRHSYVVAVGGGALLDAVGYAAATAHRGIRLIRMPSTVLGQNDAGIGVKNAVNWHGRKNFVGTFAPPFAVVNDFDLLASAPAVVRRAGIAEAIKVALIRDARYFARLHEQRFELAMLAPHAIEPMIVRCAELHLAQIRDGGDPFERGSARPLDFGHWSAHKLEEISHHRLLHGEAVAIGMAIDTLYSRRLGLIDGAAADLVLDTLRDIGFTLDDAALDTFDVDRALDEFREHLGGSLCITLLKRIGEGVEVNYIDAAVMRACVAELRACRQPVHATSLAPEVST from the coding sequence ATGCTTGAGCATCGCATCGACCAGACATTCGAGGTTCGCTACAGCTACCCGGTGTGCTTCACGCGTCGGGCGTTCTCGCCGGCCAATGCGCTGCTGGCCGACCTGATGCGAAACCCGGCGCAAGGCCTGTGCGCGCGGGCGCTGTTCGTGATCGACTCGGGCGTGACGGACAGCCGTGCGGACCGCATCGCGTCGATCGCGCGGTATGCCCGCGAGCACACGGCTGCATTCGAGCTCGCCGGATCGCCGATCGTCGTGCGCGGCGGCGAAGCGTCGAAACACGGGTTGCAGGAAGTCGACGTGATCTACGACCTCGTGCGCGAACTCCGGCTGTGTCGTCACAGCTACGTGGTGGCAGTCGGCGGCGGCGCGCTCCTCGATGCGGTCGGCTACGCCGCCGCGACGGCACACCGCGGCATTCGGCTGATCCGCATGCCGTCCACGGTGCTCGGCCAGAACGATGCCGGCATCGGCGTGAAGAACGCGGTCAACTGGCACGGCCGCAAGAATTTCGTCGGGACGTTCGCGCCGCCGTTCGCCGTCGTCAACGATTTCGACTTGCTCGCCAGCGCGCCGGCGGTCGTCCGGCGCGCCGGCATTGCCGAAGCGATCAAGGTCGCACTGATTCGCGACGCGCGGTATTTCGCGCGGCTTCATGAGCAGCGCTTCGAGCTTGCGATGCTCGCGCCGCACGCGATCGAGCCCATGATCGTCCGGTGCGCGGAGCTCCATCTCGCCCAGATTCGCGACGGCGGCGATCCGTTCGAACGCGGCAGCGCGCGACCGCTCGACTTCGGCCACTGGTCGGCGCACAAGCTCGAAGAGATCTCGCACCACCGTTTGCTGCATGGCGAGGCGGTCGCGATCGGCATGGCGATCGACACGCTGTATTCGCGACGGCTCGGGCTCATCGACGGCGCCGCGGCGGACCTCGTTCTCGACACGCTGCGCGATATCGGCTTCACGCTCGACGACGCCGCGCTCGACACGTTCGATGTCGACCGGGCGCTCGACGAGTTTCGCGAGCATCTGGGCGGCAGCCTGTGCATCACGCTGCTCAAGCGCATCGGGGAGGGCGTCGAGGTGAATTACATCGACGCTGCGGTCATGCGCGCCTGCGTCGCCGAGTTGCGCGCATGTCGTCAGCCCGTGCACGCGACATCGCTGGCGCCAGAGGTGTCGACGTGA
- a CDS encoding nucleotide pyrophosphatase/phosphodiesterase family protein encodes MQRTAVINVVGLTKNLLGPHTPNLSAFSDEVAVIDATMPALTCSAQTTYLTGKLPTEHGIVGNGWYFRELDQVWLWRQSNRLVQAPCIWHLARERDPSFTCANTFWWYAMATDADITITPRPLYCVDGMKLPDFYAQPAGLRQSLRDRLGQFPLFEFWGPGTSIRSSQWIAAAALEVETQFEPTLNLIYLPHLDYCLQRVGPHADIASELRAIDAVCGELIVVLRHRGVRVVVLSEYGITPVARPVHINRALREAGFVAIKRDLGRDYLDTGASRAFAVADHQIAHVYVRDARDLAAVSRLCEVLPGIGEVLGETGRSHHGLAHPRAGELVLLAEPDSWFTYYFWLDDKDAPDYARTVDIHNKPGYDPVELFIDPGIRFPKLKIGTTLARKSLGMRYTMDVIPLDASLVRGSHGLRTRDRADAPILMSSERNRIRRDNLAATDVCSVLLDHIFNP; translated from the coding sequence ATGCAGCGAACGGCCGTCATTAATGTCGTCGGGCTCACGAAAAACCTGCTTGGCCCGCACACGCCGAATCTGTCCGCATTCAGCGACGAAGTGGCCGTCATCGACGCAACGATGCCGGCCCTCACGTGCTCCGCCCAGACGACGTATCTGACCGGCAAGCTGCCGACCGAGCACGGGATCGTCGGCAACGGCTGGTATTTCCGCGAGCTGGATCAGGTCTGGCTGTGGCGGCAAAGCAACCGGCTCGTGCAGGCGCCATGCATCTGGCATCTCGCGCGCGAGCGCGACCCGTCCTTCACGTGCGCCAATACGTTCTGGTGGTATGCGATGGCGACCGACGCGGACATCACGATCACGCCAAGGCCACTCTATTGCGTCGACGGAATGAAGCTGCCCGACTTCTACGCGCAGCCGGCGGGGTTGCGCCAATCGCTGCGTGACCGGCTCGGTCAGTTTCCGCTCTTCGAGTTCTGGGGGCCGGGCACCTCGATCCGCTCGAGCCAGTGGATCGCCGCTGCGGCGCTCGAGGTCGAGACGCAGTTCGAGCCGACGCTGAACCTCATCTATCTGCCGCACCTCGACTATTGCCTGCAACGCGTCGGCCCGCACGCGGACATCGCTTCCGAGCTGCGGGCGATCGACGCGGTGTGCGGCGAGTTGATCGTCGTGTTGCGGCATCGCGGCGTGCGCGTCGTGGTGCTCTCGGAATACGGCATCACGCCTGTCGCTCGCCCCGTACACATCAACCGCGCATTGCGCGAAGCGGGTTTCGTCGCGATCAAGCGGGACCTCGGCCGCGACTATCTCGACACCGGCGCGTCGCGCGCGTTCGCCGTCGCCGATCATCAGATCGCGCACGTCTACGTGCGCGACGCGCGCGATCTCGCGGCCGTCAGCCGGCTCTGCGAAGTGCTGCCGGGTATCGGCGAGGTGCTCGGCGAGACCGGCAGATCCCATCACGGCCTCGCGCATCCGCGCGCCGGCGAGCTGGTGTTGCTGGCGGAACCCGACAGCTGGTTCACGTACTACTTCTGGCTCGACGACAAGGACGCGCCCGACTATGCGCGTACGGTCGATATCCACAACAAGCCCGGCTACGATCCGGTCGAATTGTTCATCGATCCCGGCATCCGCTTTCCGAAGCTGAAGATCGGGACGACGCTCGCCCGCAAATCGCTCGGCATGCGCTACACGATGGACGTGATCCCGCTCGATGCGTCGCTCGTGCGCGGCTCGCATGGCCTGCGCACGCGCGACCGCGCGGACGCACCGATCCTGATGAGCTCCGAGCGCAACCGCATCAGGCGCGACAACCTCGCGGCGACCGATGTCTGCTCGGTGCTGCTCGACCATATCTTCAATCCATGA
- a CDS encoding cell wall anchor protein, translated as MKKKSTSGIARLTLCVAATAMLAACGGGGSGSGSSSSSGATSASSMSGTVAIGNALVGAPITVIDATGKTAAATSGSNGAYNVSISGLTAPFVITATDPSGASGTLYSVVASTATSNGAPVTANVTPLTTAVAALLTSSGNPLTLTQSGGLTAVTSSSVSTAVATLDTALAPILAANGLSAASFDPVGGSFSPNQSGADAVIDSVAVVPASKGTGLQITSLADPDTAIALNQGTAVATPLRVPSQPANYLATLVSQLGQCMSAMQASPGAANSACSSAIDARYLNDGFTSFGTRHTLFTKGTTLQGVKTVAFLPAGTLPAISNPAALVYFLETDPDGTPNFASDIVQQLPNGSWDIIGNQAQFDIYIASFVGRVQFTNAADAGNGRFESGLNIQIPINVPVNGTLQAVGAALVSGPGLPASGVYMLSPNAGIGPNLTFPLKAVTAAPARASTSVPSWPDVGMSTQYKWSWASLSGNASTFAPTTPDYASAPVDVSTIRQHGVYTITLYDAAGQQIGTPQKVVNIAPNMNAAAGATVPWQTLGSDVIANLLTAGGPGTSTASSGTMPTANIDWTVPAAGLAYPNAWIAINSQGAAQFANGVEAYQAQPYDVMRWITPTVNGTTYSSTLSGYVDQLTTANGANAESAIQVQLGWQAAGDYYINTWQYNN; from the coding sequence ATGAAGAAGAAAAGCACCTCGGGGATCGCACGGCTCACGCTGTGCGTTGCCGCGACCGCGATGCTCGCAGCATGCGGTGGCGGCGGATCAGGCTCGGGTTCATCCAGCTCATCCGGCGCGACGTCCGCAAGCTCGATGAGCGGCACGGTCGCAATCGGCAACGCGCTCGTGGGCGCACCGATCACGGTCATCGACGCCACCGGCAAGACGGCTGCGGCGACCTCCGGCAGCAACGGTGCATATAACGTGTCGATCAGCGGCCTCACGGCGCCGTTCGTGATTACCGCCACCGATCCGTCGGGCGCGTCCGGAACCCTGTATTCGGTCGTTGCCAGCACGGCAACGAGCAACGGCGCGCCGGTGACGGCCAACGTCACCCCGCTGACAACCGCGGTCGCGGCCCTGCTCACGTCGAGCGGCAATCCGCTCACGCTGACGCAATCGGGCGGCCTGACGGCCGTCACGTCATCCTCCGTGTCGACGGCCGTCGCCACGCTCGACACGGCGCTCGCGCCGATCCTGGCCGCGAACGGCCTGTCCGCCGCGTCGTTCGATCCCGTCGGGGGGAGCTTCTCGCCGAACCAGAGCGGCGCGGACGCCGTGATCGATTCGGTCGCAGTCGTGCCGGCAAGCAAAGGCACGGGGCTGCAGATCACGAGCCTGGCCGACCCGGACACGGCGATCGCGCTGAACCAGGGCACGGCCGTCGCCACGCCGCTGCGTGTCCCGTCGCAGCCCGCGAACTACCTGGCGACGCTCGTCTCGCAGCTTGGTCAGTGCATGAGCGCCATGCAGGCTTCGCCCGGCGCCGCCAATTCGGCGTGTTCGTCGGCCATCGACGCGCGCTACCTGAACGACGGCTTCACGAGCTTCGGCACGCGCCACACGCTGTTCACAAAAGGGACGACGCTCCAGGGCGTGAAGACCGTGGCGTTCCTGCCAGCGGGCACGCTGCCGGCGATCAGCAATCCGGCCGCGCTGGTGTACTTCCTCGAGACGGATCCTGACGGCACGCCGAACTTCGCAAGCGACATCGTGCAGCAACTGCCGAACGGAAGCTGGGACATCATCGGCAACCAGGCGCAATTCGACATCTACATTGCGTCGTTCGTCGGCCGCGTGCAGTTCACCAACGCGGCGGACGCCGGCAACGGCCGCTTCGAATCCGGCCTGAACATCCAGATTCCGATTAACGTGCCTGTCAACGGTACGCTCCAGGCCGTCGGGGCGGCGCTGGTGAGCGGCCCCGGGCTTCCGGCGAGCGGCGTCTACATGCTCAGCCCCAATGCCGGCATCGGGCCGAATCTGACGTTCCCGCTCAAAGCCGTCACTGCGGCGCCCGCGCGGGCTTCGACCAGCGTGCCGTCCTGGCCGGACGTCGGCATGAGCACGCAGTACAAGTGGTCGTGGGCGTCGCTGTCCGGTAACGCCAGCACGTTTGCGCCGACCACGCCGGACTACGCGTCGGCGCCGGTCGACGTATCGACCATCCGGCAGCACGGGGTGTACACGATCACGCTGTACGACGCCGCAGGTCAGCAGATCGGTACGCCGCAGAAGGTCGTCAACATCGCGCCGAACATGAATGCCGCGGCCGGGGCAACCGTTCCGTGGCAGACGCTCGGCAGCGATGTGATCGCGAACCTGCTGACGGCTGGCGGCCCGGGGACGTCGACCGCGTCGTCCGGGACGATGCCGACGGCCAACATCGACTGGACGGTGCCGGCTGCCGGCCTGGCCTATCCGAATGCGTGGATCGCGATCAATTCGCAGGGCGCCGCGCAGTTCGCGAACGGCGTCGAGGCGTATCAGGCGCAGCCTTATGACGTGATGCGGTGGATCACGCCGACGGTCAACGGGACGACGTATTCGAGCACGCTGAGCGGCTATGTCGATCAGCTGACAACCGCCAACGGCGCCAATGCGGAATCGGCAATTCAGGTCCAGTTGGGCTGGCAGGCGGCGGGCGATTACTACATCAACACCTGGCAGTACAACAACTGA
- a CDS encoding UbiA family prenyltransferase, translating to MSTLSFNGHVNAALALCRVSNLPTVWMNVLTAAVLCNPPDHAPPAALVLLLAFALSCFYCGGMALNDLCDVDHDRVHQPFRPIPAGAIGLGPARALTLALFAVALFCLLLAPHRAGAAAGVALLGVIWVYDRFHKRHPSMVFAMAGARLLVYAVTALALTGSVSKGAALAAIAQAAYVLVLTVVARLEHRTAAGRYAWPVIPWMLAAMPMLDGVVLAVLASPAWLLAGAAGTVLTRAGQRRVRGD from the coding sequence ATGAGCACGCTTTCCTTCAATGGCCACGTGAATGCGGCGCTGGCACTCTGCCGCGTCAGCAACCTGCCGACGGTCTGGATGAACGTGCTGACGGCGGCGGTGTTGTGCAATCCGCCGGACCATGCGCCGCCCGCCGCGCTCGTGCTGTTGCTCGCTTTCGCACTGTCGTGTTTCTACTGCGGCGGCATGGCGCTCAACGATCTCTGCGACGTCGACCATGACCGCGTGCATCAGCCGTTCCGTCCCATTCCTGCCGGCGCGATCGGGCTTGGGCCGGCGCGCGCGTTGACGCTGGCGCTCTTCGCCGTCGCGCTGTTCTGTCTGCTGCTCGCGCCGCATCGCGCGGGGGCGGCGGCCGGCGTCGCGCTGCTGGGCGTCATCTGGGTCTACGACCGCTTCCACAAGCGCCATCCGTCGATGGTGTTCGCGATGGCGGGCGCGCGGCTGCTGGTCTATGCCGTCACCGCGCTCGCGCTGACGGGCAGCGTATCGAAGGGGGCCGCGCTGGCCGCGATCGCGCAAGCGGCTTACGTGCTGGTGCTGACCGTCGTTGCGCGGCTCGAGCACCGCACCGCTGCAGGACGTTACGCATGGCCGGTGATCCCGTGGATGCTGGCGGCGATGCCGATGCTCGATGGCGTCGTGCTGGCCGTGCTGGCCAGTCCGGCCTGGCTGCTTGCGGGCGCGGCGGGCACCGTGCTGACGCGCGCCGGACAACGCCGGGTTCGGGGTGACTGA